A section of the Amblyomma americanum isolate KBUSLIRL-KWMA chromosome 2, ASM5285725v1, whole genome shotgun sequence genome encodes:
- the LOC144120248 gene encoding uncharacterized protein LOC144120248 produces MINVATQTTMPIQREAIENDDSTEDEGGDEDYDDEDYTPCEEFEEKHGCVGNSPDEPGNKIFLVQEKYLWKLFQLCTECLAPRTVRFECEGTLLEVYGDYTENAGFNW; encoded by the exons ATGATAAATGTAGCCACTCAAACGACCATGCCAATCCAAAGAGAGGCCATTGAAAATGATGACAGCacagaagacgaaggtggagatgagGACTACGATGATGAGGACTACACTCCATGCGaagaatttgaagagaa GCACGGATGTGTCGGAAACTCCCCAGATGAACccggcaacaaaatttttttggtgCAGGAGAAGTACCTTTGGAAGCTTTTCCAGCTGTGCACAGAGTGCCTCGCACCTCGTACAGTCAGATTCGAGTGTGAAGGCACACTTCTAGAAGTTTATGGGGA CTACACTGAGAATGCTGGCTTCAATTGGTGA